GTGGAATTAAACTCGTCTTTTTGGACACTTATCAAAACTAAGATGAAAAGCAGGAACGATAACAACAAGTTATTGGATACCTGGCTTGATCCGATTGAATACGTAAGTACATCGGGTAGCATTGAACGCCCTCGTTTAATACTTGGGGTCCCAAATGCTTTACACCAGTATTTCGTGATCGAGAACCTTCAGGATAAAATTTATACTGAGATTTCAGATACTTATGGAAAACCATTTGAGGTTGAGTTTAGTATTACGGGGAACAAAGTAAACACCCATATCGAAAGCTCAACGGCTCAAGATGAGACATTAGGTGGTACAGAGATCCTCCAAGCTCAATTAGCTCGTGCTCAGAGTATTCAGACTACTCAACCAAGATCTGGGGGTCCGGATACTCTTAATTCTGAACTTACTTTTTCGACCTTCGTCGTGGGTAAAAATTCTGAATTTGCTCATGCAGCTTGCTATAACGTAGCAAGAAACCCGGGCGCTGATGATTACAATCCCCTCTATATATATGGACCGGTTGGGATGGGTAAAACGCATCTTTTGCACGCCGCTGGTAACCATATTCGTGATCAATATCAGCAACTTAGAATTACATATATTTCAGCTGAACGCTTTATGAATGAATGTATCTCGGCGATTCGTCGTCATGAGATGGATAAGTTCCGCCAAAAATACCGCGAAAACTCCGACATTCTATTAGTGGATGACGTGCAGTTCATCGCGCGTGGTGAAGCTGTTCAAGAAGAGTTTTTCCACACGATCAATAGTTTCATTGATAGCCGTAAGCAGGTTATCTTGGCGAGTGATCGTATGCCGAAGGATATTCACGGCCTTGAAGATCGCAGTCGTACGCGTTTGGAACGCGGGCTTATTGCAGATATCACAATGCCGGATTTAGAAACGCGTATCGCGATTCTTCGTTATAAGGCCGAGAAATTTAATGTACGTCTTCCAGAAGACGTCGCAAATTACATCGCCAGAATATCCAAAAGATCGATCAGAGAACTTGAAGGCAACCTTAAGAAGGTGAAGATGTTCTCTGAACTTCAAGGTCTTCCGATTGATTATGAGCTTGTGAAACGCATTCTTTCGCACCATGAAACTCAATCCACGATTTCTGTGGAAGAGATCATGAAGATCGTTGCTGATCACTATAAAGTACGCGTTTTGGACCTTAAATCCTCTACTCGTGCGAAGCCGATTGTCGTTCCACGTCAAATTGCGATGTACTTAATTAAGAAGTTTCTCGACAAATCTTTGGTGGATATCGGGAAGGCTTTTGGCGGAAAAGATCACACGACGGTGATGAATGCGCTTGAAAGGGTTAAGAATCTACAGGCGACGGATCAAGATATTTCTAAAGATATCGAAGATTTAGAAACAAGGATCCACAATATCACAGGTGTGTGAATGTGGACTGTGGAAAGAGTTGTGGAAGAGTTTGGGGCTCGTAATGTGGATAGAAGTTACCCCCAATTTCGAGGCACTTTCTGCGAGTTTGTACAGAGTCCTTATCCACAACTGTTTTTTAGTGTTTACAGGTATTTAAGAGATTTGTTAGGTTTTCCACGCCCCTACTACTACTACTAGTATTTATATATATAAGTAATAGTTAATAAGAGATGGGTAAGAATCCAAGTAAAGAGGTTTTCATGAAACTTGAAATTGATAAGAGAGATTTATTAAGCCTTATCGGAAAAACTCAGAACATTGTTGAGAAGCGCAACACAATGCCCATCCTCATCAACGTTCTTTTAGAAGCGGATTCAAACTCTTTAAAAGTTTTTGCAACAGATTTGGAAGTCAGTCTTACTGATCAAATCAAAGCACAAGTTCATCAAGCAGGAAAAGTTGCAGTCAGTGCAAAAAGTCTTTTTGATATCGCGAAAGAACTTTCTGAAGGTCCAATCACTTTAATCAAAAAAGATAATAACTGGCTTGAGATCAAACAAGGGAAATACACATCAAAGATTGTGGGTATCTCTGCTGAAGAATATCCAATCTTCCCGACGTACAATTCTCAAGCCTTCATCACGATTTCAGCACAAGTGTTGAAAGAGATGATTGATAAAACAATTTATTCTGTATCGAACGATGAAACTCGTTACCACTTAAATGGGGTCTTCTTTGAGTTGAATTCTCAAGGTGGATTTAAAATGGTGGCAACAGACGGTCACCGTATGAGTCTTGTGAATAAACCTTCTAGCGAAGTGAAAGTGAATGCCACTCAAGGCGTGATCATTCCTCGTAAAGGTCTTCACGAAATTAAGAAAATTCTTGAGAGCATCGACGGTTCTGTGGAAATCGCCATTGAAGGTTCTCAATTCGTACTTAAACATTCATCAACAATTTTGATGATTCGTTTGATCGAAGGAAAGTACCCGAATTATCAACAGTTTATTCCACAGAAGCTGAATCAAAAAGTGATGATCTCTAGAGAAGCGTTTTTGACTTCACTAAAACGTGTATCCCTTTTGGCGAATGCAAAATCAAAAGCGGTTCTTTTGAATCTTTCAAACGGCCGTATGGAAATTTCTTCGAACAATCCTGAGTTGGGTGATGCGAAAGAAGAAATCGAAGTTGAGTATTCAGGTAACGAAATCAAAATTGGTTTCAATGCAAAATACATCACTGATATTTTGACGAGCATGAATCAAGAAAAAATTGATTTTGAATTGAACGACCATCTTTCTCCAGGACTTATGAGACCGCACAACGATGCAAGTTACACTTGCGTTGTGATGCCAATGAGAATCTGATGATCTTTGAAAGACTTCGTCTTGTTAATTTTCGAAATTATCGGGACGTCGTCATTCCCTTCTCTCCGCGAGTGAATGTTTTCGTCGGAGAGAACGGCCAAGGTAAAACAAATCTCCTTGAAGCCATGTATCTGATCTCTCAAGGAGATTCTTTTCGCTACTCTGACAATCGCACTCTGATCAATTCCAATAATCAAGAAGCGCTTATCCAAGCTTTGATTAGTCAAAATGATCTTCACTACAAATTAAAACTAGGTCTTTCAAAAAGTCGCAAAGTTCTTACGCTTAATGAAAAACGTGTGAGCTCTACAGACATTCGAAAAATATTTGCGAGTGTAGTATTCAGTCCCGAAAGTCTTTCTTCGATCAAAGAAGGCGCGGATCATCGCCGTGAACTTGTGGATGAATTGCTGATTACTTTTGATCGGAAAAATGCGGATTTGATCGCGGATTATAGGAAATCTCTAAAAACGCGTAACAAGATCCTTAAAAACTATTTGGAAGGTCTGAACGACAAAGTAGTCACGGAAAACCTTTTGGAGGCTCTAAACCCCCAATTCTTGCGTTTAGGAGCCGATTTAGCGTACGCCCGCATCACCGCTTTGGCTGGGCTTTCCAAAGAGTTTAATAATGCCATGCAATACATTTCTGGCAATTCGTCTGTGGATATCTCCGTGGAATATGTGATTTCTGATCAGAATGCGGTGAAATTTTCGCGAGAAGAAGTCTATTTTGCACTTCAAAAACGTGTTCAAGAACTGCATGATGCGGAGCTCTCTTCAGGTTCCAGTCTAGTGGGTCCTCATAAGCACGATATTGTGTTTCTATATGGGCAAAAAGACTCAAGATTTTATTGTAGCCAAGGGCAGCAAAGAGCCATCATATTGTCTTTCAAAATGGCCCAAATAATGTATCATAGGAAGGCTCACGGAACCTATCCCGTGCTGATGCTAGATGATGTTTTATCTGAGCTTGATAAAGCCAAAAGAGATGCCTTGATTACGTTCTTACACGAGATCAATACGCAGATTTTTGTGACAACCACAGATTTTACATTGCCTGAGTCTTTCAGCCTCGATCAGCTTTCCGTGTTGCGCATTAAGGATGGTCACATCCTTGATTAACGCAGTTTTAGTTTTCGCTAAAGCTCGCTAGCTAGTGAGGGGTACCCAGTGTCAGTTGAAGAACAAAAAACATATTCCGCCGATTCGATTCAGGTTCTTGAAGGACTTGAAGCCGTTCGTAAACGCCCAGGGATGTATATTGGTGATACGGCTTTCAAAGGTTATCACCACCTTGTGTATGAGATTGTGGATAACTCGGTAGACGAACATCTTGCCGGTTATTGCAAATCAATCAAAGTTTCTATCAATGCCGACGAGTCAGTCACTGTTGAAGATGACGGCCGTGGTATTCCTGTGGCTGTTCAAAAACAAACTGGAAAATCAGCTCTTGAACTTGTTATGACCGTTCTTCATGCCGGCGGTAAATTCGACGGTGGCGGTTACAAAGTTTCTGGTGGTTTGCACGGTGTGGGTGCTTCCGTTGTGAATGCGCTTTCAACTCGTGTGAATGTTGAAGTTCAGCGTGATGGTTATTTCTGGAGACAAAACTACGAGCGTGGAAAAATTCTTGCGCCGATTCAGCAAGGTGAACCAACAACAAAAACTGGTACGAAAACAACGTTCAAACCAGACCGTGATATTTTCAAAGACGAAACAGTCGTCTACGATTTCAACACTCTTGCAAATCGTTTCCGTGAATTGGCTTTCTTAAATGCCGGCCTTCATATTTCGTTGACGGATGAGCGCACTGGAAAAAAACAAGATTTCCAATACGCTGAAGGTGTTGCTGAGTTCGTGAAGTACATGAACCAGTCTAAAAAATCTCTTCACAATGAAGTCGTTTACTTCAAAGGTGAAAAAGACAATGTCGATGTTGAGATTGCAATGCAGTGGAATGATTCTTACTCAGAATCTATTTTCACATACTGTAACAACATTAACAC
This region of Bdellovibrio sp. BCCA genomic DNA includes:
- the dnaA gene encoding chromosomal replication initiator protein DnaA, with protein sequence VELNSSFWTLIKTKMKSRNDNNKLLDTWLDPIEYVSTSGSIERPRLILGVPNALHQYFVIENLQDKIYTEISDTYGKPFEVEFSITGNKVNTHIESSTAQDETLGGTEILQAQLARAQSIQTTQPRSGGPDTLNSELTFSTFVVGKNSEFAHAACYNVARNPGADDYNPLYIYGPVGMGKTHLLHAAGNHIRDQYQQLRITYISAERFMNECISAIRRHEMDKFRQKYRENSDILLVDDVQFIARGEAVQEEFFHTINSFIDSRKQVILASDRMPKDIHGLEDRSRTRLERGLIADITMPDLETRIAILRYKAEKFNVRLPEDVANYIARISKRSIRELEGNLKKVKMFSELQGLPIDYELVKRILSHHETQSTISVEEIMKIVADHYKVRVLDLKSSTRAKPIVVPRQIAMYLIKKFLDKSLVDIGKAFGGKDHTTVMNALERVKNLQATDQDISKDIEDLETRIHNITGV
- the dnaN gene encoding DNA polymerase III subunit beta; translated protein: MKLEIDKRDLLSLIGKTQNIVEKRNTMPILINVLLEADSNSLKVFATDLEVSLTDQIKAQVHQAGKVAVSAKSLFDIAKELSEGPITLIKKDNNWLEIKQGKYTSKIVGISAEEYPIFPTYNSQAFITISAQVLKEMIDKTIYSVSNDETRYHLNGVFFELNSQGGFKMVATDGHRMSLVNKPSSEVKVNATQGVIIPRKGLHEIKKILESIDGSVEIAIEGSQFVLKHSSTILMIRLIEGKYPNYQQFIPQKLNQKVMISREAFLTSLKRVSLLANAKSKAVLLNLSNGRMEISSNNPELGDAKEEIEVEYSGNEIKIGFNAKYITDILTSMNQEKIDFELNDHLSPGLMRPHNDASYTCVVMPMRI
- the recF gene encoding DNA replication/repair protein RecF (All proteins in this family for which functions are known are DNA-binding proteins that assist the filamentation of RecA onto DNA for the initiation of recombination or recombinational repair.), producing MIFERLRLVNFRNYRDVVIPFSPRVNVFVGENGQGKTNLLEAMYLISQGDSFRYSDNRTLINSNNQEALIQALISQNDLHYKLKLGLSKSRKVLTLNEKRVSSTDIRKIFASVVFSPESLSSIKEGADHRRELVDELLITFDRKNADLIADYRKSLKTRNKILKNYLEGLNDKVVTENLLEALNPQFLRLGADLAYARITALAGLSKEFNNAMQYISGNSSVDISVEYVISDQNAVKFSREEVYFALQKRVQELHDAELSSGSSLVGPHKHDIVFLYGQKDSRFYCSQGQQRAIILSFKMAQIMYHRKAHGTYPVLMLDDVLSELDKAKRDALITFLHEINTQIFVTTTDFTLPESFSLDQLSVLRIKDGHILD